A single genomic interval of Bacillota bacterium harbors:
- a CDS encoding ABC transporter permease, with the protein MELKTDILSIFLISIFMAIFLVSATFIQSIEERILLIELSRGGYSDSAVHFSINHDSWGIYDLIQLLDGSDATDFMLILDDHDTDAAIVRHLYIKGSVNTPPMLSGRFFTEDDLGQDDLLAVVGRNNLDKLFERSGEQYISVANQDYSVLGVVGHELDTILDEMIIINLDTSVAVNKRGPFILDAKKPGEAETIFKEVALLAAASGSEASGPLNRLDINPPGVDRLVPQIISMATIYVFMILSFLLCSVTISYEWVSKQRKRISVKRLIGWSDSKLKRDLYRIFAGHAVVGIGLASFALLFIRSGFMSMTSMVIVVLLNIICGWLITIVPIRKMLSVSVAEILR; encoded by the coding sequence TTGGAGTTGAAAACTGATATACTTTCAATATTCTTAATCAGCATATTTATGGCCATCTTTCTGGTGTCGGCTACTTTTATTCAGTCTATTGAAGAGCGGATTCTTTTGATTGAGCTCAGTCGTGGTGGCTATAGCGATTCCGCAGTCCATTTTTCGATTAATCACGATAGCTGGGGGATTTATGATTTAATTCAGTTGCTAGACGGCAGTGATGCCACTGATTTTATGCTCATTCTTGATGATCATGATACCGATGCTGCAATTGTCCGTCATCTCTATATCAAAGGCTCTGTCAATACGCCACCGATGTTATCGGGACGCTTTTTTACAGAGGATGATTTGGGGCAGGATGATTTGCTCGCCGTTGTCGGGCGAAATAATCTTGACAAGTTATTTGAGAGAAGCGGAGAGCAGTATATCTCGGTGGCCAATCAAGATTATTCTGTGCTTGGTGTTGTGGGGCACGAGCTTGACACTATTCTGGATGAGATGATAATCATTAATTTAGACACTTCTGTCGCAGTAAACAAGCGGGGGCCGTTTATACTTGATGCTAAAAAACCTGGTGAAGCTGAAACCATTTTTAAGGAGGTTGCACTATTAGCAGCGGCAAGCGGTTCTGAAGCTTCCGGTCCTTTAAACCGTTTGGATATTAATCCGCCGGGAGTCGATCGTCTGGTCCCCCAAATTATCAGCATGGCCACAATCTATGTATTTATGATTCTCTCTTTTTTGCTTTGCAGTGTGACAATTTCATATGAATGGGTTTCAAAGCAACGCAAACGCATTTCTGTTAAACGTTTAATTGGCTGGAGCGACAGCAAACTTAAGCGTGACTTGTATAGGATATTTGCCGGCCACGCCGTAGTTGGAATCGGACTGGCGAGTTTTGCCCTATTGTTTATCCGTTCAGGTTTCATGAGCATGACCTCTATGGTAATCGTGGTGTTGCTGAACATTATTTGCGGCTGGCTAATTACAATTGTTCCAATTCGTAAAATGCTATCGGTTTCTGTAGCTGAGATTTTGAGGTGA
- a CDS encoding ABC transporter permease: protein MRWPNWQIVRAEVHRNIVNKRFIALALITQACICFTLIAIVVANTVAAYTGTEQFRHFIGEKSYYTLNDLGDQDGSFAQYMDLDAEEPYMRLRQFVNELRQNEEFSFISTIIQPLRIEYSPDMPDRFLYGYEEGDAREPAPLDDLDGALSVSQKAVHICPRVLDEFGITVAEGREFTNSDFALDSERVSVILGSEYREFYALGDTFKGLNLFEPMSFEVIGFLPEDTAMPVRGALFFLDRYILVPAFANVDLNQYPTFARITLSQQANGQIVIGDADLDVPRHVDRLSMKYNTFSFDVAKVDDSNIMGALRMSEAVLGVLLRIALVLILFTIVSLSASVLGYIRENYFRYGVHLMSGGSVTDILYQVLGTIGAIVGTALCLSLLTSLVFLGVGLHLLTAVLSALVVLVGSSIVPIVLIARLDVNSLLRRPE, encoded by the coding sequence ATGCGCTGGCCCAACTGGCAGATAGTTAGAGCAGAGGTGCACAGAAACATTGTAAATAAGCGGTTTATTGCTCTCGCATTAATTACTCAGGCTTGTATATGTTTTACTCTAATTGCTATAGTCGTTGCGAATACAGTGGCGGCATATACTGGGACTGAACAGTTTCGTCACTTCATTGGCGAAAAAAGTTATTACACACTAAACGATCTCGGTGATCAAGACGGGAGTTTTGCGCAATATATGGATCTTGACGCCGAGGAGCCCTATATGCGGCTACGCCAGTTTGTCAATGAGCTGAGACAAAACGAGGAATTTAGCTTTATCAGCACAATTATCCAGCCGCTAAGGATTGAATACTCCCCTGATATGCCTGATAGATTTCTTTATGGATACGAGGAGGGGGACGCAAGGGAGCCGGCGCCACTGGACGACTTGGACGGGGCTCTCTCTGTTTCGCAAAAAGCTGTACACATTTGCCCTAGAGTCCTGGATGAGTTTGGAATAACTGTTGCTGAGGGTAGGGAATTTACGAATTCAGACTTCGCTCTTGATTCTGAGCGCGTAAGTGTTATTCTCGGCAGTGAGTACAGGGAGTTTTATGCCCTTGGCGATACCTTTAAAGGTCTTAATTTATTTGAGCCCATGAGTTTTGAGGTGATAGGATTTTTGCCTGAAGATACGGCCATGCCCGTTCGCGGGGCGCTGTTTTTTCTGGACAGATATATCTTAGTGCCGGCCTTTGCCAATGTAGACTTAAACCAATATCCAACGTTCGCCCGAATAACCTTGTCGCAACAAGCAAACGGCCAAATTGTTATTGGCGATGCTGATCTTGATGTCCCACGCCACGTGGACAGGCTATCTATGAAATATAACACTTTTTCTTTTGATGTGGCAAAGGTGGATGACAGTAACATTATGGGTGCATTACGTATGTCAGAAGCTGTTTTAGGAGTGCTTTTGCGCATTGCCCTTGTCTTGATTTTGTTTACTATTGTCAGTCTTTCAGCCAGTGTCCTGGGCTATATTCGGGAGAACTATTTTCGCTATGGCGTGCACTTGATGAGTGGTGGTAGTGTAACAGACATTCTTTACCAGGTGCTGGGGACAATTGGTGCGATTGTAGGGACTGCCCTTTGCCTGTCACTGCTAACTTCTCTGGTCTTTCTTGGAGTAGGATTACACCTGTTAACTGCCGTGCTCTCTGCCTTGGTAGTTTTAGTAGGCTCTTCAATAGTGCCTATTGTTTTGATTGCCCGACTTGATGTAAACAGTCTGTTAAGGAGGCCTGAATAA
- a CDS encoding ABC transporter ATP-binding protein yields MSLARLRGVSREFGQGPGKIRALTDVTLAIDRGDLLAVVGKSGSGKSTLLNVLGGLDSPTAGEYWFDDDQISGLTQNKLADFRCQNIGIIVQHFALIDDMSVFDNVALPLRYMKLPGAKIKGKVQQLLAEMEIPEKIHAYPYQLSRGQCQRVAIARALACNPLLLLADEPTGSVDEKTGQTIIEIFRRLNQQGVTIVIATHDAGIASICKRTLRLADGRVLQADKCENSTKH; encoded by the coding sequence ATGTCACTTGCTAGGTTGCGTGGAGTATCCCGGGAATTTGGTCAAGGGCCAGGCAAGATACGCGCGTTGACAGATGTTACTTTGGCAATAGACCGTGGCGATCTGCTTGCTGTGGTAGGGAAAAGCGGTTCGGGGAAATCTACATTGTTAAACGTTCTCGGAGGACTGGATTCGCCGACCGCAGGCGAGTATTGGTTTGATGATGACCAAATAAGCGGCCTCACTCAAAACAAGCTGGCAGATTTTCGCTGTCAAAATATCGGTATTATTGTTCAGCATTTTGCCTTGATCGATGATATGAGTGTGTTTGACAATGTCGCGCTACCCCTCCGGTACATGAAGCTGCCGGGGGCAAAAATTAAAGGCAAGGTACAACAGTTGCTGGCGGAGATGGAAATTCCTGAAAAAATACACGCCTATCCCTATCAATTATCGCGTGGTCAATGCCAGCGTGTTGCAATTGCCAGGGCGTTGGCATGTAATCCTTTGTTGTTGCTGGCGGATGAACCAACAGGTTCGGTTGATGAGAAAACAGGACAAACAATTATTGAGATTTTCAGGCGTCTGAATCAGCAGGGCGTGACAATTGTAATTGCAACTCATGATGCCGGTATTGCCAGTATATGTAAACGGACACTCCGCTTGGCCGATGGCAGAGTTCTTCAAGCGGACAAGTGTGAAAATAGTACGAAGCACTAA
- a CDS encoding tetratricopeptide repeat protein has translation MQPDRRLLIVGLLLIAIFLGFFIVPRGDIPVALEMLAEGQYRQAADRFEQIHAADPEDKELQLQYVKALLLAGEVDYASHLITARSYLNLDYNEDNLDLVWEIYELCSELGLWDAAIVASDQLRLFNEISYQEYNRLLGECIIDNYPQVHSLRTIKDRTDYVAHLAYWATEIERIGYPQIFGSSSLFGEARDSFAGLFRSQLESALAWLTDPRTMPRLEPEYRDFARELAATAEAKLVLYDWFHAGELPSELSEQTVRHLLLAINQVPPEALPLEALLAMHPDNPELQQVFAQMHGDDEKYRPVWRTEVIKSFEFTHGEISFLEFSDDGRWLLIGSEQNRYLYTPEGEELSLGGRQLVRHIEGGYILSAGDEIIMLTDPGEEIILPPEMPLGDLIWIDEEQFILGYPDHPDSTKFLLLDREGNVEDLSRREYLNLRAESLVPGRQVRTVGTKLYFYSDDKELLTSAGPILNYAAGQDKLLLEKTSIEGRGFALIDGEGSRDLPLPEFSWAGWFGEAQLFGTELLGGGRFVHHLDNGRTDYIQFPGDGFVTWSSEGALAWWQGSTVFIGRLAKLEDQTKNREG, from the coding sequence TTGCAACCTGACCGCCGTTTGCTCATTGTCGGCCTGTTGCTTATAGCTATCTTTCTGGGGTTCTTTATTGTTCCTCGAGGAGACATCCCCGTGGCCCTGGAGATGTTAGCTGAGGGCCAGTATCGGCAAGCGGCAGATCGCTTTGAACAGATTCATGCCGCTGACCCGGAGGATAAGGAGTTGCAGTTGCAGTATGTGAAGGCCTTGCTTCTGGCCGGGGAGGTAGACTATGCCTCCCACTTGATTACCGCCCGCTCATACTTAAACCTGGATTATAACGAGGATAATCTAGACTTGGTTTGGGAAATTTACGAGCTTTGCTCTGAACTCGGCCTTTGGGACGCGGCGATTGTTGCCAGCGACCAGCTAAGGTTGTTCAACGAGATAAGCTATCAGGAATATAATCGGCTGTTGGGTGAATGCATCATTGATAACTACCCGCAGGTTCACTCCTTGAGGACGATAAAGGACCGCACAGATTATGTCGCCCACCTGGCATATTGGGCGACTGAAATAGAAAGAATCGGCTACCCGCAAATCTTTGGCAGCAGCAGCCTTTTTGGGGAGGCGCGGGACTCATTTGCCGGGCTGTTCAGGTCCCAATTGGAATCTGCGCTTGCCTGGTTGACTGATCCGCGCACTATGCCAAGACTTGAGCCGGAATACCGGGACTTTGCCAGGGAACTGGCCGCAACCGCCGAGGCGAAGCTGGTATTGTACGACTGGTTTCACGCTGGGGAGCTGCCCTCTGAGCTCAGCGAGCAGACGGTTCGTCATCTGTTGCTGGCAATTAATCAAGTTCCACCCGAGGCCCTGCCCCTGGAAGCGCTTTTGGCTATGCACCCAGATAACCCCGAGCTGCAGCAAGTTTTTGCCCAGATGCATGGCGACGATGAGAAGTACAGGCCTGTGTGGCGGACTGAGGTCATTAAGTCATTTGAGTTTACCCACGGGGAGATCTCCTTTTTAGAGTTTAGCGATGACGGGCGCTGGTTGCTGATTGGCAGTGAACAGAACCGGTATCTATATACGCCTGAGGGAGAGGAGCTGTCCCTGGGCGGCCGGCAACTGGTGCGCCACATTGAAGGCGGCTATATCCTGAGCGCTGGCGATGAGATTATTATGCTTACTGACCCTGGCGAGGAAATTATCCTGCCCCCGGAGATGCCTCTGGGTGACCTCATCTGGATTGATGAAGAGCAGTTTATCCTCGGCTATCCTGACCACCCCGATTCCACGAAGTTTCTGTTGTTGGACAGGGAAGGAAATGTCGAGGACCTGAGTCGCCGGGAGTACCTGAACTTGCGGGCCGAGAGCCTTGTGCCAGGGCGCCAGGTTCGCACTGTCGGCACGAAGCTTTATTTTTACAGCGATGATAAAGAGCTCCTGACCAGTGCCGGACCCATCCTCAACTATGCTGCCGGACAAGATAAGCTCCTGTTGGAGAAAACGTCTATCGAGGGACGGGGGTTTGCGCTGATCGACGGTGAAGGGAGCCGCGACTTGCCTCTACCCGAATTCTCCTGGGCAGGCTGGTTTGGCGAAGCTCAGCTCTTTGGCACGGAATTACTTGGCGGGGGACGGTTTGTCCATCACCTCGACAACGGCAGAACGGATTATATCCAGTTCCCTGGAGACGGGTTTGTAACATGGAGTAGTGAAGGGGCCCTGGCCTGGTGGCAAGGCAGTACAGTATTTATTGGGAGACTGGCGAAGCTTGAGGACCAGACGAAGAACCGGGAGGGATGA
- a CDS encoding ABC transporter permease: MLLVSALFIGNTTYISVLGRTRELSVLRSLGWKRGTVMRSSLAEISLLALVAGVVTALVLWAVWQFSGRYLEPWLVALAIPAVMLTFFMGSLPPLLGMSRINLLTGMQSGEVDAGAAIGGAGRGGFVLRGLLARPGRTSVTLFALTVPGCIFAFIIFVNSGIQQVLGETLLGQYLALQLEGYHYLLNALAFAIAGLAVADTLMVNLRERQNEFGLLKALGWRSQAVANLLFAEGICLGLAGGVLGTALAGGLYAFVFGMMPSGWLHFFWLPLVPALVAAIASLLPVPRALRLSAAQWIKQI; encoded by the coding sequence TTGCTGCTGGTAAGCGCCTTGTTCATCGGGAACACCACCTATATCTCCGTACTTGGCCGCACCCGGGAGCTCTCAGTGCTTCGTTCTCTGGGATGGAAGCGCGGAACTGTTATGCGCTCGTCTTTGGCAGAGATTTCGCTTCTTGCCCTTGTGGCCGGTGTGGTGACAGCGTTGGTACTATGGGCAGTCTGGCAGTTTAGCGGCCGCTACCTGGAACCCTGGTTGGTGGCCCTGGCGATTCCCGCCGTGATGCTGACCTTTTTCATGGGCAGTCTGCCGCCGCTACTGGGAATGTCGCGCATCAATCTCCTCACTGGTATGCAAAGTGGCGAGGTAGATGCTGGCGCTGCTATTGGCGGTGCTGGTCGTGGAGGCTTTGTCCTGCGGGGGCTACTGGCCCGGCCCGGTCGTACAAGCGTCACCTTATTTGCGCTTACGGTTCCCGGTTGCATATTCGCGTTTATAATATTCGTCAACTCTGGTATTCAGCAAGTGCTGGGCGAAACATTATTAGGTCAGTACCTTGCCCTGCAGCTGGAGGGCTATCATTACCTGCTCAACGCCCTGGCCTTTGCCATTGCCGGTTTGGCGGTGGCTGACACACTTATGGTCAATTTACGGGAGCGTCAAAATGAGTTTGGCCTGCTTAAGGCCCTGGGCTGGCGTAGCCAGGCTGTAGCCAATCTACTGTTTGCGGAAGGCATTTGCCTCGGACTGGCCGGCGGCGTGTTGGGAACGGCCTTAGCTGGCGGATTGTATGCCTTTGTTTTTGGAATGATGCCGTCCGGTTGGCTACACTTTTTCTGGTTGCCTTTGGTGCCGGCTCTTGTGGCGGCTATTGCCAGCCTGCTCCCGGTGCCCCGGGCACTACGACTGTCTGCGGCTCAATGGATAAAACAAATATGA
- a CDS encoding ABC transporter permease, whose amino-acid sequence MNPTHSLGFAGVPVGILIDQEAAKLTRRYREEGRHSLVQPPWFSDSVRVRVSGVEDMSEQSQVRIMTIAQQIRDATGLHVDVVLGSSRSQVPVTLQDYDSDGRQEYRQQIEAQMDDFADRLAAEAGERLTWSFTSYSVSGPTRMGLILSTGRTPDTGPDMNRLEYTAPLLWPLVTDSEERSYNRELRAILDTYVEEIKETPGIVYTERDGTVSTSDGVVHFSVPDYHIPEHEERTLFGVVQEQWIQMGTALRIHHETNRGTFWITVGLLVVSALFIGNTTFISTIGRTNEFSTLRALGWRRNTVFGVSFLETMTIALVAGAITALITALVWLLSARYLEPWLLMIVAPAVFVTFILGSLPPLVRMLFVPILQGSTRGELKTNTRIGGPRPLGFVIRSLITRPGRTLITVFALAVPGAYWPLCSMCLPVFRACWERRCWANTWLWNFGAITCC is encoded by the coding sequence ATGAATCCGACCCACTCCCTGGGTTTTGCCGGTGTGCCTGTGGGCATTCTCATCGACCAGGAAGCTGCCAAGCTGACCCGTCGTTACCGCGAGGAAGGCCGGCACAGCCTGGTGCAGCCGCCCTGGTTCTCGGACTCGGTGCGAGTGCGGGTTTCCGGGGTGGAAGATATGTCAGAGCAGAGTCAGGTGCGGATCATGACAATTGCCCAACAAATCCGGGATGCCACCGGTCTGCATGTTGATGTGGTGCTGGGTTCATCCCGGAGCCAGGTGCCGGTAACTTTGCAGGATTATGATAGTGACGGCCGCCAGGAATACCGGCAGCAAATCGAAGCGCAGATGGATGATTTTGCGGACCGACTGGCGGCGGAAGCTGGTGAAAGGCTAACCTGGTCGTTCACATCCTATTCCGTTTCTGGGCCGACTCGGATGGGGTTGATCCTCTCTACTGGACGCACACCGGACACAGGCCCTGATATGAACAGGCTTGAGTATACGGCGCCATTGCTCTGGCCATTGGTTACCGACAGCGAAGAAAGGTCGTATAACCGTGAGTTACGGGCAATTTTGGATACGTACGTAGAGGAAATCAAGGAAACGCCGGGAATCGTTTATACAGAACGCGACGGCACCGTTAGCACTTCTGATGGAGTGGTGCATTTCTCGGTTCCTGATTACCATATCCCCGAACATGAGGAGCGAACGCTGTTCGGTGTTGTCCAGGAGCAGTGGATTCAAATGGGCACTGCCCTGCGCATCCACCATGAGACTAATCGGGGCACTTTCTGGATCACGGTCGGTTTGTTGGTGGTAAGCGCCTTGTTTATTGGTAACACTACCTTTATTTCCACCATCGGCCGCACCAATGAATTCTCCACCTTGCGGGCCCTGGGCTGGCGGCGGAACACGGTGTTTGGGGTGTCGTTCCTTGAGACAATGACGATTGCCCTGGTGGCCGGTGCAATCACGGCCCTGATTACGGCCCTGGTCTGGTTACTCAGCGCCCGCTATCTGGAGCCGTGGCTGCTGATGATTGTTGCGCCAGCGGTGTTTGTCACCTTCATCCTCGGCAGCTTACCGCCGTTGGTGCGGATGCTGTTTGTGCCAATCCTGCAGGGTTCGACCAGGGGAGAATTGAAGACTAATACCAGAATCGGCGGACCGCGTCCCCTGGGCTTTGTCATCCGCAGCCTCATTACCCGGCCGGGCAGGACCTTAATTACCGTGTTTGCCCTGGCGGTGCCGGGGGCGTATTGGCCTTTATGTTCCATGTGTTTACCGGTATTCAGGGCTTGTTGGGAGAGACGATGCTGGGCGAATACATGGCTCTGGAATTTCGGGGCTATCACCTGTTGTTGA
- a CDS encoding ABC transporter permease, producing the protein MFHVFTGIQGLLGETMLGEYMALEFRGYHLLLNVLIFAVAGLAVTDTLLVNLRERQREFGLLKALGWRDGTVAGLLFWEGVGLGLVGGIIGAALAVLAYQQVFTVLPDNLLLGSAAMALAPAVVGALASILPVLRAKAIPVAQVLKDE; encoded by the coding sequence ATGTTCCATGTGTTTACCGGTATTCAGGGCTTGTTGGGAGAGACGATGCTGGGCGAATACATGGCTCTGGAATTTCGGGGCTATCACCTGTTGTTGAATGTCTTGATCTTTGCCGTGGCCGGTCTGGCGGTAACCGACACGTTGCTTGTCAACCTCCGGGAGCGGCAGCGGGAGTTTGGACTGCTTAAAGCCCTGGGCTGGCGCGATGGCACAGTCGCCGGGCTGCTGTTCTGGGAAGGCGTGGGCCTGGGGCTTGTTGGCGGCATCATTGGCGCCGCGCTGGCGGTGCTTGCCTACCAGCAGGTGTTTACCGTCCTGCCGGACAATTTGCTCCTCGGTTCTGCGGCAATGGCGCTGGCGCCGGCAGTGGTTGGCGCTTTGGCTAGTATCTTGCCGGTGCTGCGAGCTAAGGCAATACCGGTGGCCCAGGTGCTGAAGGATGAGTAA
- a CDS encoding ABC transporter ATP-binding protein, translating to MAILQTKDLVKEYKSGESVVRAVNGITMDINEGEFVAIVGPSGSGKSTLLYLLGLLEQPTSGSVLCKGEDLNALSSSKQADFRRNQVGFVFQQYNLLPVLNAAENIKVPLIPYKTDFNLNERANELLELVGLSHRAGHLPSQLSGGEQQRVAIARALLSKPEIVLADEPTGNLDSKNGEQVLSLLEEMRNKLGLTLVLITHDEAVARRADRIVRLKDGVLV from the coding sequence ATGGCAATACTGCAAACTAAAGATTTAGTCAAGGAATATAAGTCGGGGGAGAGCGTGGTCCGGGCGGTTAACGGGATTACCATGGATATCAATGAAGGTGAGTTCGTCGCCATTGTCGGGCCATCGGGTTCCGGCAAGTCGACCTTGCTCTACCTCTTGGGCCTGCTGGAACAACCCACTTCCGGCTCGGTGCTCTGCAAAGGCGAGGATTTAAACGCCCTATCCAGCAGCAAACAGGCAGATTTCCGCCGCAATCAGGTGGGCTTTGTGTTCCAGCAGTATAATCTGCTGCCGGTGCTGAACGCTGCGGAGAACATCAAGGTGCCGCTGATTCCATACAAGACCGATTTCAATTTGAACGAGCGGGCTAACGAACTCCTGGAGTTGGTGGGCCTCTCCCACCGGGCCGGGCATCTCCCCAGCCAGCTCTCGGGTGGCGAGCAGCAGCGAGTGGCAATTGCCCGGGCGCTACTCAGCAAGCCGGAGATCGTCCTGGCCGACGAACCCACCGGCAATCTGGACAGCAAAAACGGCGAGCAGGTCCTGTCCCTGCTGGAGGAGATGCGGAACAAGCTCGGCCTCACCCTGGTGCTGATAACCCATGATGAGGCAGTGGCCCGCCGAGCCGACCGGATTGTACGCCTAAAGGACGGAGTTTTGGTCTAA
- a CDS encoding Rpn family recombination-promoting nuclease/putative transposase — MSLALVCDPKTTYNPPNHKHDSGYKYLLSDKQVFLQLLQSFVQEEWVEQMTSDNVTRVDKSFILPDFQNREADLVYRITLADRDIIFYLLLELQATVDFTMPFRLLLYMVEIWRSFLLNKGKNITGKDFRLPVIVPCVLYKWKE, encoded by the coding sequence ATGTCACTGGCCTTGGTGTGTGACCCCAAAACAACCTATAACCCGCCCAATCACAAACACGATAGCGGCTACAAATACCTGCTCTCGGACAAACAAGTCTTTCTCCAGCTTCTCCAGAGCTTCGTCCAGGAGGAGTGGGTAGAACAGATGACCAGCGACAACGTCACCCGGGTGGACAAGTCCTTCATCCTGCCGGACTTTCAAAACCGAGAGGCGGACCTGGTTTACAGAATTACCCTGGCAGACCGGGACATCATTTTCTACCTGCTGCTGGAGCTGCAGGCCACAGTAGATTTCACCATGCCCTTTCGTCTGCTCTTGTATATGGTCGAAATTTGGCGCAGCTTTCTGCTGAACAAAGGCAAAAACATCACCGGCAAGGACTTCCGCTTGCCGGTGATAGTGCCTTGCGTTCTGTATAAATGGAAGGAATAA
- a CDS encoding type II toxin-antitoxin system RelB/DinJ family antitoxin, which yields MKKTSTIFARVEPEVKEQADQILEKLGIPMSKAIGLFLRQIVLQRGIPFEVKLPQNKPLSIDSLSEEQLNAEIEKGLADLASGRVVSAENVAERMKKDYGV from the coding sequence ATGAAAAAAACATCGACAATATTTGCGCGTGTCGAGCCTGAGGTCAAGGAACAAGCGGACCAAATCTTGGAAAAGCTTGGTATTCCTATGTCAAAAGCGATAGGGCTGTTTTTGCGTCAAATTGTGCTTCAACGTGGCATCCCTTTTGAGGTAAAGCTGCCGCAGAATAAACCGTTATCTATAGACAGTCTGAGTGAAGAGCAGCTTAATGCGGAAATAGAAAAAGGGCTAGCTGATCTAGCTTCAGGGAGGGTTGTTTCAGCTGAAAATGTTGCGGAGAGGATGAAAAAGGATTACGGTGTTTGA
- a CDS encoding addiction module toxin RelE has translation MWQIAYTEEAEQDLRTIYEHIALSLCAPETAKINFMSFPHRRG, from the coding sequence ATGTGGCAAATAGCATATACAGAAGAGGCAGAACAGGACTTACGCACAATTTATGAGCATATTGCTCTTTCTTTATGTGCACCTGAAACTGCTAAAATAAACTTTATGAGCTTCCCTCACAGGCGCGGATGA